The Gracilibacillus caseinilyticus genome segment AAATCCGAATGTCGAACTGGTTGCGGTCTGTGATCTAATGGAAGAGAACGCCAATGCAGTGGCTCACCTTTACAGTGCCAAACCTTATGATGATATCGCAACTATGTTAGCCGAGGAAGAGATTGACGTGGTTAGTATTGCAACAGCCGGGGAAGAAAATGGCGGTGATCACTATGAGCCCGCTGTGCTGGCAATAGAAGCAGGTAAGAACACACTGGTAGAAAAGCCGATTTCGAATGATATCGTCAAAGCGAGGAAAATGGTCCAGCTGGCAAAAGAGAAGAATGTGCGCTTAGTCAGTAATTTAAACCACCGCTTTGTCCCTCCTGCTTATAAAGGGAAGGAGTTAATCGAAAAGGGTGAGTTAGGTACATTACTTTTTCTCAATATGAAACTGACGATTCAAAACCCTGCTGAAACAAGTCCATGGTTCCATCTGCGAGCATTACACCCGCATTCGGTTGATGTGATGCGCTATTTCGCCGGGGATGTCAAGCGCGTGCAGGCATTTATGACCAAGGCACCTGGCAGAGAGATCTGGTCGA includes the following:
- a CDS encoding Gfo/Idh/MocA family protein, producing the protein MQKVAVVGLGNIGKTHCKFYNENPNVELVAVCDLMEENANAVAHLYSAKPYDDIATMLAEEEIDVVSIATAGEENGGDHYEPAVLAIEAGKNTLVEKPISNDIVKARKMVQLAKEKNVRLVSNLNHRFVPPAYKGKELIEKGELGTLLFLNMKLTIQNPAETSPWFHLRALHPHSVDVMRYFAGDVKRVQAFMTKAPGREIWSTASINLEFASGAVGHLTGSYDMAVRHPIEYCEVAGNKGRFVIDNVYEHFTFYPHDSDELLTMRNSIMTGVGSFQETFKNRLDHFIQQIEDGVPPADMEASGAHALAGQEVIEAAIRSQLENGAVIDIPTVE